GTGCAGGACCCCGGAGTCGATGTCACTCCAGGTCATTTGGGCATTCGCGAGCCGATCGCCCGCTGCGCAGCAACTCTCTTAACACAGTTGGATTTAATCCTCGTCCCGGGCATCGCCTTTGATCCACACCTTCACCGCCTGGGCCGTGGCAAAGGATTCTATGACCGTCTCCTGGCGGAATTACAGGGAAGGACTTGCGGTGTGGCCTTCGACCAGCAAATCGTAGCCGAGGTCCCGGTCGAGGCGCATGATCGGCGGCTGGACTGCCTGTTTACTCCCACGCGGTGGATAGAGATTAAGTGACGGATCAAAGTGGGATCACACTGCTTTTTGACTGATGCCCTCATCCAGAGTCGCCATCGGGGCAGACATTCCGCATAAAGGCGGCCGCTCAGACGTCCGATTTGGCCACTTGGCGCTCGTCGTCGAGCAAAGAAAGTTTGACTTAACCTGCACTTATCTGTTGCCCCCCCGGTCGTTGGGTTTAGACCTTAGATCACTGTAGCGCAACACTTTTGAATATATGGGACGATTGCGGCCCAATCGACGATTGGCAGGTCCATTTCGATTCTTGCCTCGTCAGCAAAATCTACGGGTCATATGCGCACGTGAATCCACCGTTGCGGGGTTGGCGGCCTGTGTTTTGCTCCTCGGCGGCGCTGTGAGAGCCCAGACAGACGCTAGTGCTACTAGTAGTGGCGAGGCGCGGCAAATGTACGAGCGCATGGTCAAGCGGATGGATGAGATTCGCGACTATTCGGTGGACGGTGAGGACCTTATGCGGAGCGTGCGCTTCAGGCTCTTTCAGCGGACCGACCCTGACGGGTTCAAGGAGTCGGCTAGGGTCTTCGTTACGGACCAAATGAGGGTCTTCCTCAGTAACAGGCAGGGAAAGTGGCGGCTGAGACGGGACGCGGTGAAGGTGGAATTCGAGCGACCCGAGACGACAGTGATGCAGGAACCGGATTGGCTGGCGGAGCAGCACCCGGGCCAGGTTTTCTTTCGCCGCCTTGACGATGAGGACTTGCCCAGCGCGGGGCGCTGCCACCGAATCGAGGTCACACTTTCGGCGGGGTTGGTCGAAAGCTTGGCGAGACTCATCCGCGCAAAACGAGATGAGGCCGCCTCCAGCGAGCGGGC
This DNA window, taken from Verrucomicrobiia bacterium, encodes the following:
- a CDS encoding 5-formyltetrahydrofolate cyclo-ligase; translated protein: MSPAIPDSKSALRREVQARLKALTPIQRAGLAAQARALLEQQAVWREAKSILFFAPTPEELDVWPLLRDALAAGKTAALPRFMPATGRYAACPVQDPGVDVTPGHLGIREPIARCAATLLTQLDLILVPGIAFDPHLHRLGRGKGFYDRLLAELQGRTCGVAFDQQIVAEVPVEAHDRRLDCLFTPTRWIEIK